DNA from Calypte anna isolate BGI_N300 chromosome 6, bCalAnn1_v1.p, whole genome shotgun sequence:
TAAGTGAGAAAACAGGGAATAGCTGATGCTTGAAAACATCCTGGACTAATTCAGCACTCCTTAGCTACCTAGATGCAAACTTCTAACACCAGGTCCTCACAAGGGCAGCATTGCACAATCCTGAGAAACACTTTCTTGCAAGATAAGAGGTCAGAAAAAACCTTCTAGAGCACCATATTCACCTTCAAATGCAGGCTGTGCTCTTAGTTAGATAAACAGTCCTGTAGGTGAAGAGCTTTTTGGATCCCAGCAGCGAGGGCCTGGGGAGTGGGAGtctcagcagtgcagctgcaggggATTCCTGCCCCTCCCAGGGCTTCAGCAGTTGTTGGGCCAATGGCAGCAAACTGGAAGGAGGTTGGTTGGAGTTACAATGGTGGTGTGTCAGCTCTCAGCTGCTCAGGTACAAACCCTTCCTCTTTGCTCACACTCTCAGCATGGCAGCTCCTATAGCTGCACTTCCCAATCTCTACAAACCACTCCAGGTTgaagattttcagttttaaaagccTCTCAGTTGAGCTGCTTAGAAAAGATGGTTATGTCTCTCACCATTAAACAGTTGAAGCTCTCAGCCCCACAAAACAGGAGAAGTGAGAGGAATTTATTATGCCTCAGACTGTATCTGCTGATTCCAGCAAGAACTACTCACCCTCTCACATCCCAAAAAGAAACTTAAGCCTGCAACCAGTGGAGAGGGGGTGTGCTGCTTGTGGCAAAAAATTCCAGGTGAAAACAGTTTCTCAGCTATATAACATTtgttataaacatttttttcctcagccatATAACTTTCAGACTCTCAGCTAtataatatttgtatttgctATAACCTGTCTTCTCAGAGATATAAACACATAAGAGAAAATGAATGTTTCTAATGGGTGTAAAAACTTTCCTCTCTCTCATTTGCCCACCCCAGCCTTGCTCCCTATTTTATTTCACCACTGTTAAAGAGCAGGTACCTTGATGTGGTCAATAAAATCCCCAGAGAGCTTCTGAATGTGCTGGAGGCAAAACTTGACACCAGATGGACTGAAGAACACAACACTCACTGGAATTCCCTGAGTAGAAGCAACCACAGATTACTCACTCCTCCAGCAGTGCACCAGTGAGTCCAGTGCTTTCACATAACCCCCCTCAGCTGTCTCTGTGGGCAGGAAGTGTTTTTAGAGACAAGGAGCAGCAATTCAGCCAACAAAAAGGCTTTCCTGTGGTGCAGCCAGGACATACTACCACAGaatgctgaaatccaggtatAACTACAACCAAATGCTTGGGCCACACAAGTGCTTGGTGATAAATGTCCAAATGTTCTGAAGCTGGACTCGCTTTCCTGTTTAGCAAGAAAACTCAGCATGTTATTTCCCTAAATCCATCCCCATCTACCTTAATTCTGCACATATGCTTCCCAGGACTCCTGGGGTTTACCCTCAGTTCTGCCTGCCCTGAGATGCTCTGGCAGAGATGAGGTGATGCTTCAAAACTGCTTTCTCAGAACAAACCTGcctgaggaaagcagcagcaaccttCTGTAGCCAGAAGAAAACTGCAACATTCTGCCTGGATTGAAGGTCCTGGTCCCTTGAGCTGCAGCCCCAAAGGAGATGCCTCCTCCTTTagcatgatttttttgtgttaacAGCAAGATTACACTAATTCCACTCAAACTCCATCTGTTAGTTTTCAGCCAGCTTTAGCCCATGGGAACCATCAGCCTGGCACTTGAATGCAGGGCTGCTCATTGTCTCTGTGTGCTAAAGAGGTAACCACAACATCATCAGTTAAAAACCAACTACAAAGGGCCTGAGAAACATTTTGTAACAGCTTTACACAGAAACCAACATCTAATTGCAGCAAGCAAGGAATTGCACAGAAAGAGTGCAGAAAGTTACATATTGACTCACTTTAATATCTGCTGTAAACTAAATAGCCTGGGATTAGAAATGCAGAACCCATCTGGAGCAATCTATCAGTCAGACTAACCATGCCATAACCTTTTAGGAtctctttaaaaagaactttaaaatcAATATGTAATTTAACAGACATTAATGCAGAGTTTACAAAGAGCTGGAATGAGCTCAAGGAGGACAAGCTCTGTGAGAAGGAAAGCCTGCATTTTAACTAAAATGATCATGTAGAAGTGGAATATGCAGAAAGCCAATCTTGAAAAGGTGAAAACAATTATTAGTAGCTTCAAATCTGTCACTATGCACTGACCCTTTCTTAATGATACTTGCTGATTAgtttcaaagagagaaaaacaatcCTAGCAAATAGTTCtcagtatcatagaatcactgaatggtttgggttggaaaggaccttaaagatcagagttccaaccccctgcatgagcagggacacctcctaccagcccaggtttgctccaagccccatccaacttgtCAACATCTCACTTGGAATGAGAATACTTGAAGTGAGATCATTAACACAGAGACCAGAGAATGGGAGAACAATGAAGGGCACGTTTTATACTACTCAGTTCTGGTTTGCAATATCCAGCAAAGATGTCCAGTGATCCATCCCTTACACtgacaaaaattaataataaaactgTTCATCAATATCCTTGCTAAATGCAGTTTATGacatggttttatttaaagagcAGCCTTGTATTGCTCAAAAAgtgaaaggttttgttttctcctgtgtgTTTCAGGGCTGTTTGCAACTGCAATAACAAATAACTGAGGGACTGATTCTCTGAAACTTTTACTAAGTTTCAGAGTAGTGAACAGTGCTAGTAGTGAATAGGGAAATGAACCAAGAAGCCTATGCAACATATTCTTGTATCACTACAAATATAATTTACagagagaccaaaaaaaaatagtatacTCTGCCCTGTATTATCACATAATTGAAAATTCTAATTATGAATATGGAAAATTCACCTGTTGTGAGAAGTAACTGCTTAAAGATTCTTGCAGGTCAGGGTGTTGGGTGGTTTCATAAATAGTAAGGCTTTCCAGAGGTATACCTGGAACAGAGTTGCATTCATTTGTATTATTTCTATAAATCATTCTCAACATACTAATTGCACTTAAGTGTAATATTTCAGGCTAAGAAGATACAGACAACATTCTGTGAAGGATTTGTAGGTATTTCCAGAATTGCAAGACAGGAGGATCTTGGAGCAGAGTGGCAGATCTTGCCCCATTTCTGTGAGGAGGTGACTTCCCACCTCACAGAGGAGAAGGCAAGTGAAGAACAAAGCAAGAAACCTTGCTCAGGGCATGCTGCAGCTCAGTCCCAGGGCAGCAATTGAACCTCACAGTTTTCACTCACATCCTCTAACTTTTAGCCAACATAACAGCAAATTCAGTTTTACATATTTAGATTTGGTTCACAAGCTTTAGATACCCCTGTTCTCAGAACTGAGTCATTAAAATGAAGCTCCAAGGGAAGTCCAACCTTTTTCTCTCAGTACTGTAGGAAGCACTTCTCTTTTCAGGGCTccacaaggaaaaagaagagctgAGGAATCAGGTTTCTCTCCTGTAAACACACAAACAAGAGCTTCAATTAACTTATGTCTTCATTAAAGGGTAAACATGAGacttttaatacattttaaaggtATCAAATGTTGAACACTACAGTAAATGCTGCATCCTTCATCACAGGCACAGCCCTAAGATAAC
Protein-coding regions in this window:
- the UROS gene encoding uroporphyrinogen-III synthase isoform X1, which encodes MKVLLLKDPKDKDSGPDPYIKELGLYGFEATLIPVLSFEFVSLESLFEKLSNPECYGGLVFTSPRALEAIKLCLKDNTKNEAWSKSLRQRWNTKPAYVVGKATASLVEEIGLTPQGEKSGNAEKLAQYICSREKPDSSALLFPCGALKREVLPTVLREKGIPLESLTIYETTQHPDLQESLSSYFSQQGIPVSVVFFSPSGVKFCLQHIQKLSGDFIDHIKFAAIGPTTAEALGGAGIPCSCTAETPTPQALAAGIQKALHLQDCLSN